The following is a genomic window from Chryseobacterium ginsenosidimutans.
TAATATTATTGTAAAAGACAAATTTAATGTATAGCATTCATCAGCTTTATTTATTTTCAAAATGTCCTTTAGATGATATAAGAATTATAGATGCTGATAAACTTTAAAGGTGACTTTGGTATATATTTTTTTAAATCTATTTATTTTGGATAGGTAGGGATAGAATTTGAAAATTATGTAAAACAAATTTTATCATTACTTAAAAAAAATTCTTTGTTGATCATACAAACAAGGGGAATACAGATGTCCCATGTTTGAGAGACTTACAGAAGAGCCAAAACAGTAATTAAAAACAAAACTAAAGTGAGAAAGAATACGTAAACAAAAAGGTGGATATCTTTTGCAGGAAACGCTCCTTTCGATATTGATGTAAGAAGAGTAGATAATTCAATAGACAGAATACTCTCCGGAGAAACTACCGAGTATTATATTACTGTAGAAAAAAGACTTATCAAAAAAGGTTCCTACAGAAGAGCTTCTTTTTTAAATTAAAATTGATTCTCATTATTTTACATCAAGTTTTGTCGCTTATGAGAATAACTTTTGTCTTACAATAAGAAAGCAAAAACACAGAATTTTAAAAATATCGAATGAAAAAATTTATAACACGTCAAGTTTTGTCGTCTCTCACCATTACTTTTGAAATATAAATAAACACAAAAAGCAATCATTTAAATTTTAATAAAAGCCTTTGAATTCACCATTCGCAAATGTTGAACAACTAGAAATATGTAACAACCAAAAACACAAGAAAATGATTTCAAACATTAAAAATTAAGGTGGATATCCCCTACCTGAAACCACCTAAAAAAATATAGCTAAAACCAAAGGTACTCTGTTAAAAAGAACCTTCAAATCTTAACCTATTTAATAAAACCAAACAAATTTACAAAAAATGAAATCAAAAGAAGGATTAAAGCTCTACTTCGAAAATGGAGACAAGCCTATACAAGAAAATTTTTGGGCATTGCTGGACTCTTACTGGCACAAGGATGAAAAATTAGATAATAATTCTCTAAATCTAATCACTTACCAAGATTTTACATATTCTCCAACTGATAATACTGAAATCACAGGCACTGATAGTATTATAATTTTTCCCGAAGGTATAAAAATTATTGGAGGATTTAAATTTGCCTTAGCTTCACAAAATCGTATTTCAAGAGTTCAATTCCCGCGTTCTCTTGAAAGAATTAGAACCAATGCTTTTAATGGCCAATATATAAAAGGGACTCTAAAAATTCCAGGATCATGCAAAGTTATCGAATCATTTGCCTTTAACAGTGCTTTGGCTGATGTATCCGAATTAATATTAGAAAATGGAATAGAAACTATTGACAATGGTGCTTTTCAGTTCGTTGGATGTAAAAACTTGACCGACCTGTATATTCCCAGTTCAGTAAAATCCGTAGGACAAAATGTATTTAATATTCCGTCTCTTAAA
Proteins encoded in this region:
- a CDS encoding leucine-rich repeat domain-containing protein, coding for MKSKEGLKLYFENGDKPIQENFWALLDSYWHKDEKLDNNSLNLITYQDFTYSPTDNTEITGTDSIIIFPEGIKIIGGFKFALASQNRISRVQFPRSLERIRTNAFNGQYIKGTLKIPGSCKVIESFAFNSALADVSELILENGIETIDNGAFQFVGCKNLTDLYIPSSVKSVGQNVFNIPSLKTVSALNGLDLSNAGIPATATITYR